A DNA window from Vibrio cidicii contains the following coding sequences:
- the hemC gene encoding hydroxymethylbilane synthase, whose product MTHSTPIRIATRKSPLALWQAYYVKAALQQAHPGLEVELVTMVTKGDVILDTPLAKVGGKGLFVKELEVAMLEGRADLAVHSMKDVPVDFPPGLGLVTICEREDPRDAFVSNHYENIEQLPQGAVVGTCSLRRQCQLKAYRPDLVIKELRGNVGTRLSKLDAGEYDAIILAAAGLKRLELQERIRSFIEPEQSLPAVGQGAVGIECRTDDERMLELLAPLNHIETADRVKCERAMNLTLQGGCQVPIGSYALLEGDQIWLRALVGEPDGSHIVRGEIRGPRTDAEALGVQLAQQLLSQGADDILTRLYQDHE is encoded by the coding sequence ATGACACACTCAACACCGATTCGCATCGCAACCCGAAAAAGTCCTCTTGCGCTTTGGCAAGCCTACTATGTCAAAGCAGCGCTGCAACAGGCTCATCCCGGCCTTGAAGTGGAACTGGTGACCATGGTCACCAAAGGTGATGTGATTCTCGATACGCCCTTGGCAAAAGTCGGCGGTAAGGGGTTGTTCGTCAAAGAGTTGGAAGTGGCGATGCTGGAAGGGCGCGCGGATCTGGCGGTGCATTCGATGAAGGACGTGCCTGTCGATTTTCCACCAGGGCTCGGGCTGGTCACCATCTGTGAGCGCGAAGATCCACGCGATGCGTTTGTCTCCAACCATTATGAAAACATTGAACAACTGCCACAAGGCGCGGTTGTCGGCACCTGCAGCCTACGCCGTCAGTGCCAACTCAAGGCGTATCGTCCAGATTTAGTCATCAAAGAGCTACGCGGCAACGTCGGCACACGCTTGAGTAAACTTGACGCGGGCGAGTATGACGCAATTATCCTCGCCGCGGCAGGTCTTAAACGCCTCGAACTGCAAGAGCGCATTCGTAGCTTTATCGAGCCAGAACAGTCTCTCCCTGCGGTAGGTCAAGGCGCTGTTGGCATTGAGTGCCGCACCGATGACGAGAGAATGCTCGAACTGCTAGCGCCGCTGAATCACATCGAAACAGCGGATCGCGTCAAGTGTGAGCGAGCAATGAATCTGACCCTACAAGGCGGCTGCCAAGTGCCGATTGGCAGCTACGCGCTGCTTGAGGGCGATCAGATTTGGCTGCGTGCTCTTGTCGGTGAACCCGATGGCTCCCACATTGTGCGCGGCGAAATTCGCGGCCCGCGCACCGACGCCGAAGCGTTGGGCGTGCAACTTGCGCAGCAACTTCTCAGCCAAGGCGCCGACGACATTCTTACTCGCCTTTATCAAGATCACGAGTAA
- a CDS encoding lipoprotein, with amino-acid sequence MKFSIVHLIYPIAFPECGAIIGGIESIITICKMKKLLTVLLTLSVALLAGCGQSGSLYIPDDTPPSEQSQ; translated from the coding sequence ATGAAATTCAGTATTGTTCATCTTATCTATCCTATTGCTTTTCCTGAGTGTGGTGCGATTATAGGGGGCATTGAATCAATAATCACGATATGCAAAATGAAAAAATTACTTACTGTGTTGCTTACCCTCAGTGTGGCCTTGCTAGCTGGATGTGGGCAGTCGGGCTCCCTCTATATTCCTGACGACACTCCGCCGAGTGAACAGTCGCAGTAG
- the dapF gene encoding diaminopimelate epimerase — MHFHFSKMHGLGNDFMVVDCITQNVYFSQELIRRLADRHTGVGFDQLLVVEAPYDPETDFHYRIFNADGSEVEQCGNGARCFARFVRMKGLTNKYSISVSTKKGKMILDVEDDDQITVNMGVPEFEPSKIPFRAKQKEKTYIMRVGEKTLFCGAVSMGNPHVVTVVDDVDTAEVETLGPLLESHERFPERVNAGFMQVVNRNQIRLRVYERGAGETQACGSGACGAVAVGIVQGLLDESVTVKLPGGELQIQWQGPGKPLYMTGPATHVFDGQLSC, encoded by the coding sequence ATGCATTTCCACTTTTCCAAAATGCACGGTTTGGGTAACGACTTTATGGTGGTCGATTGCATTACCCAAAACGTTTACTTCTCGCAAGAACTGATCCGCCGCTTGGCGGATCGTCACACAGGCGTTGGCTTCGACCAACTGCTGGTGGTCGAGGCGCCCTATGATCCCGAAACGGATTTCCACTACCGTATTTTTAATGCCGATGGTAGCGAAGTCGAGCAGTGTGGCAACGGTGCGCGTTGTTTCGCCCGTTTTGTGCGCATGAAAGGGCTGACCAACAAATACAGCATCAGCGTCAGCACCAAGAAAGGCAAAATGATTCTCGACGTAGAAGATGACGACCAGATCACCGTCAATATGGGTGTGCCGGAATTTGAACCGAGCAAAATTCCATTTCGCGCCAAGCAGAAAGAGAAAACCTACATCATGCGTGTTGGCGAGAAAACGCTGTTTTGCGGTGCCGTGAGCATGGGCAATCCGCACGTCGTGACCGTGGTGGATGATGTCGATACGGCGGAAGTGGAAACCTTGGGCCCGCTTTTGGAGTCGCACGAACGTTTTCCAGAGCGCGTTAACGCTGGCTTTATGCAGGTGGTTAATCGCAACCAGATCCGCCTACGCGTGTATGAACGCGGCGCAGGGGAAACCCAAGCTTGCGGCAGCGGTGCGTGCGGTGCGGTTGCAGTGGGCATTGTGCAGGGCTTACTCGATGAGAGTGTGACGGTCAAGTTGCCCGGCGGTGAGCTACAGATTCAATGGCAAGGCCCTGGCAAGCCGTTGTACATGACCGGGCCTGCAACACACGTTTTTGACGGACAGCTCTCTTGCTGA
- a CDS encoding class I adenylate cyclase, producing the protein MQAYTEKLIQRLDTLNQQRIERALALMDLQSQRVFHLIPALLHFNHPAIPGYFDADVPYGIDGQEFNDVQQQFIDDTELTLGCPLPVAKKAKILGLYTMGSTSSIGQSTSSDLDIWVCVSSLMSHEERESLTNKCLLITDWAQMHGVEANFFLMDEQRFRSNRSEQMTGDNCGSSQHMLLLDEFYRSAVRIAGRRLLWQIVPPEMEECYDEYVDQLCRGGYINCNQWIDFGQLSCIPAEEYFGSNLWQLYKSIDSPYKSVLKAILLEAYSWEYPHTQLLSIDTKRRFFAHEPDLYGMDAYYLMLEKVTRYLERIKDTTRLDLVRRCFYLKTHEKLSRDPGVGSVAWRREALRQLTTQWQWSPEVIAELDNRRNWKVEQVKVVHHALLDALMQSYRNLIQFARRNDITSAISPQDISILARKLYAAFEVLPGKVTLLNPQISPDLHEADLSFIEVREGRTNKAGWYLYKQPLVAHRILGQPYLEHHEYLSKLVAWAFFNGLITESTRLHAVVRDAQIDIDKFYQMVSDLRNTFSLRKRRPTMQALASPCEISQLAMFINFESDPTAELSGRSLKVDLKNADIFSFGTQQRSLVGSVDLVYRNSWHEVRTLHFKGETAMLDALKTVLGKMHQDAIPPESVDVFCYSKNMRGVMRNMVYQLLAECIDLRLKPVEQEKRRRFKAIRLGAQTYGLFFERRGVSVQKLENSVDFYRSISTNKLKGSPLLMLDREADYQLPEIVDGFASEGLIQFFFEDTDKGFNIYVLDESNQVEVYHQFSGSKDEMIASVNSFYTSVKDDQQVASKFINFNLPQYYQIVHPQEEGAPSYIVPYRNDACTPSKMSKVVNV; encoded by the coding sequence TTGCAGGCTTATACCGAAAAATTAATCCAGCGATTAGATACACTTAACCAGCAACGTATTGAACGTGCGCTGGCGCTTATGGATTTGCAAAGCCAGCGAGTCTTCCATCTCATTCCTGCTTTACTTCATTTCAATCACCCAGCGATTCCGGGCTATTTTGACGCCGATGTACCTTATGGCATCGACGGTCAGGAGTTCAACGACGTACAACAGCAGTTTATTGACGATACCGAACTCACCTTAGGTTGCCCTTTGCCAGTGGCAAAAAAAGCCAAAATTCTTGGCTTGTATACCATGGGAAGTACCTCGTCGATTGGGCAAAGTACCTCCAGCGATCTCGACATCTGGGTGTGTGTCTCAAGCCTCATGAGCCATGAAGAAAGGGAAAGCCTCACCAACAAGTGCCTACTCATCACCGATTGGGCGCAGATGCACGGGGTTGAGGCGAACTTTTTCTTGATGGATGAGCAGCGTTTTCGCTCCAACCGCTCAGAGCAGATGACCGGCGACAACTGCGGCTCTTCTCAGCACATGTTATTGCTCGACGAGTTCTATCGCTCTGCAGTGCGTATCGCCGGACGACGCTTGTTGTGGCAGATAGTGCCACCAGAAATGGAAGAGTGTTATGACGAGTACGTCGATCAGCTTTGCCGTGGTGGCTACATCAACTGCAACCAGTGGATCGACTTTGGTCAGTTAAGCTGCATTCCGGCAGAAGAGTATTTCGGCTCCAACTTATGGCAGTTGTACAAGAGTATCGACTCGCCATACAAATCGGTGCTGAAAGCGATCTTGCTGGAAGCTTACTCGTGGGAATACCCGCACACCCAGCTACTCAGCATTGATACCAAACGACGCTTTTTTGCCCATGAGCCGGATCTTTACGGCATGGATGCGTATTATTTGATGCTGGAGAAGGTGACGCGCTATCTGGAGCGCATCAAAGATACCACCCGTTTGGATCTGGTTCGGCGCTGTTTCTATCTGAAAACTCATGAAAAGCTTTCTCGTGATCCCGGCGTTGGTTCGGTCGCTTGGCGACGCGAAGCGCTGCGTCAACTGACGACCCAGTGGCAGTGGTCACCTGAGGTGATCGCCGAGCTCGATAATCGCCGAAACTGGAAAGTGGAACAGGTGAAAGTGGTGCACCACGCGCTGCTGGATGCCCTGATGCAAAGTTACCGTAATTTGATCCAGTTCGCGCGGCGTAACGACATTACCTCGGCCATTAGCCCACAAGATATCAGCATTTTAGCGCGTAAGCTGTACGCCGCCTTTGAAGTGTTGCCGGGCAAAGTGACCCTGCTCAATCCGCAGATTTCGCCGGACTTACATGAAGCGGACCTCAGTTTTATTGAAGTGCGCGAAGGGCGGACCAATAAAGCCGGCTGGTATTTATACAAGCAGCCGCTGGTGGCGCACCGCATTCTCGGTCAGCCGTATTTGGAGCACCACGAGTACTTGAGTAAATTGGTTGCGTGGGCGTTTTTTAATGGCCTGATCACCGAGTCGACTCGTTTACATGCGGTGGTGCGAGATGCGCAGATCGACATCGACAAGTTCTATCAAATGGTCAGCGACTTGCGCAACACCTTCTCGCTGCGCAAACGTCGTCCGACCATGCAAGCGTTGGCCAGCCCATGTGAGATCAGCCAACTGGCGATGTTCATCAACTTTGAAAGTGACCCCACTGCCGAGCTGTCGGGGCGCTCTCTAAAAGTGGATTTGAAAAACGCGGACATTTTCAGTTTCGGTACGCAGCAGCGCAGTTTGGTTGGCAGTGTCGATCTGGTTTACCGCAACTCTTGGCACGAAGTGCGTACTCTGCATTTCAAAGGCGAAACCGCTATGCTGGATGCGCTGAAAACCGTGTTAGGGAAAATGCACCAAGATGCGATTCCGCCCGAGTCGGTGGATGTTTTCTGTTACAGCAAAAACATGCGTGGCGTGATGCGCAACATGGTGTACCAGCTGCTGGCTGAGTGTATTGATTTACGCTTAAAGCCAGTTGAGCAGGAAAAACGCCGCCGCTTCAAAGCGATTCGTTTAGGCGCGCAAACCTACGGGTTGTTCTTTGAGCGTCGTGGTGTGTCGGTACAAAAGTTGGAAAACTCGGTTGATTTTTACCGCAGCATCTCGACCAACAAGCTGAAAGGCTCACCTCTGCTAATGCTAGATCGCGAAGCGGACTACCAGCTGCCAGAAATCGTCGATGGATTTGCCAGCGAAGGCTTGATCCAGTTTTTCTTTGAAGATACCGACAAAGGCTTCAATATTTATGTGTTGGATGAGTCGAATCAGGTGGAAGTGTATCACCAGTTTAGCGGCTCAAAAGACGAGATGATCGCCAGCGTTAATAGCTTCTACACCTCGGTCAAAGACGACCAACAGGTCGCGTCCAAGTTCATCAACTTTAACTTGCCCCAGTACTATCAGATTGTGCACCCACAAGAAGAGGGGGCACCATCTTACATCGTGCCTTATCGCAATGACGCTTGTACTCCGTCCAAGATGTCGAAAGTCGTCAATGTTTAA
- a CDS encoding DUF484 family protein — MSYIEADTLSAEVVAEYLKDHPDFFMQRPELVDRLSLPHPDLGAVPLVHLQLNRQRQRIEELEEEITGLMSLAASNDRTFYQFMDLQGTILKCTDFKQVISAIELKAQQLGLCAYVRLFSQCDASAQLSKEHYQRFATTHLNGKEAYLGRLRKVDREALFGEMHVPEMGSYVILPLVKKQTLGVLAFSSEDGGHFQPDMDTLFLRHLSLVVAHLAQTLLWQNYDDDNAQHTSAK; from the coding sequence TTGTCGTATATAGAAGCAGATACGCTGAGCGCAGAAGTGGTGGCCGAGTATCTGAAAGATCACCCAGATTTTTTTATGCAACGTCCCGAGCTGGTGGATCGCTTGTCGTTGCCGCATCCGGATTTGGGGGCCGTGCCGCTTGTGCATCTGCAACTGAATCGCCAACGTCAGCGAATTGAAGAGCTGGAAGAGGAGATTACTGGCCTGATGTCATTAGCGGCCAGTAACGATCGAACGTTTTACCAGTTTATGGATCTACAAGGCACAATCTTAAAATGCACCGATTTTAAACAAGTGATCAGTGCCATTGAGCTGAAAGCGCAACAACTTGGCTTGTGCGCTTATGTGCGTCTGTTTAGTCAGTGTGATGCCAGCGCGCAGCTGAGCAAAGAGCACTATCAACGTTTTGCTACCACGCACCTTAACGGCAAAGAGGCCTACTTGGGCCGTTTGCGCAAAGTTGATCGCGAGGCGTTGTTTGGGGAGATGCACGTGCCAGAAATGGGTTCCTACGTGATTTTGCCTTTGGTGAAAAAGCAGACGCTCGGCGTGCTGGCTTTTTCCAGTGAAGATGGCGGCCATTTCCAACCCGATATGGATACCTTGTTCTTGCGCCATCTCTCTTTGGTGGTCGCCCACCTTGCACAAACCCTGCTATGGCAAAACTACGATGACGACAACGCCCAGCACACCTCTGCCAAGTAG
- the cyaY gene encoding iron donor protein CyaY, producing the protein MNNTEFHQLVDAELQLIEEAIDDSGADIDFETTGNVMTLEFDDRSQIIINRQEPMQEIWLASKSGGFHFKYQQDKWICSKTGMEFSQMVKQECEKHAGETIDWVQ; encoded by the coding sequence ATGAACAATACTGAATTTCATCAACTGGTGGATGCCGAGTTGCAACTTATTGAAGAAGCGATTGATGATTCAGGCGCGGACATCGATTTCGAAACCACCGGCAATGTGATGACGTTGGAGTTTGATGACCGCAGCCAGATCATCATTAACCGCCAAGAGCCGATGCAGGAAATTTGGCTGGCATCAAAATCCGGCGGTTTCCATTTTAAATATCAGCAGGATAAATGGATTTGCTCTAAGACTGGCATGGAATTCTCGCAGATGGTCAAACAAGAATGCGAGAAGCACGCAGGCGAAACGATCGACTGGGTACAATAA
- a CDS encoding uroporphyrinogen-III synthase has translation MTVLVTRPAEQGLALCSLLNDGGVSTLHHPLIRIAANPSVEALLSQLRDSDIVIAVSQHAVQFAQQWLAKHQANWPQNTRYLAVGQKTAHYLSKVTGQDVNYPTVSDSEHLIQLPELNRIAGKRVLILRGNGGRELIRESLASLGADVDYCETYQREFIPFDPLSCVASWQAQKVDTLIVTSSEQLEYLNRMMHSQAQQWLHQQHLLVPSERIAAIAHSLGFARVTNVGSAANMELLAALQPK, from the coding sequence ATGACGGTTCTGGTCACGCGGCCAGCCGAACAAGGGCTGGCGCTCTGCTCCTTGCTCAATGATGGTGGAGTCTCCACACTCCATCATCCTCTCATTCGTATCGCCGCCAACCCCAGCGTCGAAGCACTCCTTTCTCAACTGCGCGACAGCGATATTGTTATTGCCGTCAGCCAACACGCGGTGCAGTTCGCTCAGCAATGGCTTGCAAAACATCAAGCAAACTGGCCGCAGAACACGCGATATCTTGCCGTTGGTCAAAAAACCGCACACTATTTAAGCAAAGTCACGGGGCAAGACGTAAACTACCCGACGGTCAGTGATAGTGAGCACTTAATCCAACTTCCGGAGCTCAACCGGATCGCAGGGAAGCGTGTGTTGATTTTGCGCGGCAATGGGGGCAGAGAGCTCATCCGAGAATCTCTTGCCTCGCTTGGCGCCGATGTTGATTATTGTGAGACGTACCAGAGAGAATTTATCCCCTTTGATCCGCTAAGCTGTGTGGCATCTTGGCAAGCGCAAAAAGTCGATACTCTCATCGTCACCAGTTCTGAACAGTTGGAATACCTCAACCGCATGATGCACAGCCAAGCACAGCAATGGCTGCATCAACAACACCTATTGGTACCCAGCGAACGCATTGCTGCCATTGCACACTCTTTAGGCTTCGCCAGAGTAACCAACGTTGGAAGTGCTGCAAACATGGAATTACTGGCTGCTCTCCAGCCTAAGTAA